One region of Trachemys scripta elegans isolate TJP31775 chromosome 8, CAS_Tse_1.0, whole genome shotgun sequence genomic DNA includes:
- the LOC117881414 gene encoding zinc finger protein 253-like: MDVEVDWESDNDTCDTGEEHSDDSSHISERMGRKASLQLEVEEDYSPPSSPACSLAGPSVRQELPVELQCEEEETYDNYYQKRDSTTAAVFVTSSTNFDLQCEDEDLELYSSEHSEEPQGGLSEDDENIILIDAFGEEDLEPISGEALPYRCKKCGASFQDLGELQEHKQIHLTEHSYRCPICGKEFFRAANLRMHKLIHSSDRPHKCPECDKGFIRTADVWRHLRNVHKIERSKILGNGMVRNPWSSVHQNQNGGGDTYQQCSDDQKPGGEQSKPYICPTCGKGFHKPNLLSKHKVIHRQDKPYQCQECGKSFIQLLRLKRHQQTHSGERPFYCEECGGTFTRLASLQRHQRIHTGEKPYSCAYCAQDFTESGSLRRHERTHQVKMS, encoded by the coding sequence ATGGATGTGGAGGTGGACTGGGAGTCTGATAATGACACTTGTGACACAGGTGAGGAGCATTCAGATGACTCCAGCCATATCTCTGAACGGATGGGTCGCAAAGCCAGCCTCCAGCTGGAGGTAGAGGAAGATTACTCACCACCATCTAGTCCTGCTTGCAGCCTTGCTGGACCTTCAGTTAGACAGGAACTCCCTGTAGAATTGCAGTGTGAAGAggaggaaacctatgacaactaCTACCAGAAGCGTGATTCAACCACCGCTGCGGTGTTTGTCACCTCCAGCACCAACTTTGACCTGCAGTGTGAAGATGAGGATCTGGAGCTTTACTCCTCTGAGCACTCTGAGGAACCTCAGGGAGGGCTAAGTGAGGATGATGAAAACATCATTCTTATTGATGCCTTTGGTGAGGAGGACCTGGAGCCCATCTCTGGAGAAGCTTTGCCTTATAGGTGCAAGAAGTGTGGTGCCTCTTTCCAGGATCTGGGTGAATTACAGGAACACAAACAGATCCACCTGACAGAGCATTCATACCGATGCCCAATCTGTGGCAAAGAGTTCTTCCGTGCTGCAAACTTGCGAATGCACAAGCTCATTCATTCTAGTGACAGGCCACACAAGTGTCCGGAGTGTGACAAGGGGTTCATCCGCACGGCTGATGTCTGGAGGCACCTACGCAACGTCCACAAGATTGAACGTTCAAAAATTTTGGGAAATGGTATGGTTAGGAACCCATGGTCTTCAGTGCACCAGAACCAAAATGGTGGCGGAGATACCTATCAGCAGTGTTCGGATGACCAAAAGCCTGGAGGAGAACAGTCTAAACCTTACATCTGTCCAACATGTGGTAAAGGTTTCCATAAACCTAATTTGCTGTCGAAACACAAGGTGATCCACCGACAGGACAAACCATATCAGTGTCAAGAATGTGGAAAGTCCTTTATCCAGCTGCTCAGGTTGAAAAGGCATCAGCAAACTCACTCTGGAGAGCGCCCTTTCTACTGTGAGGAGTGTGGTGGAACCTTCACGCGGCTGGCATCACTACAGCGTCATCAGCGGATCCATACTGGAGAAAAACCCTACTCTTGTGCTTACTGTGCTCAAGACTTCACGGAGTCAGGCTCCTTGAGGAGACATGAGCGCACTCACCAAGTGAAGATGTCTTAG